In Flavobacterium gelatinilyticum, a genomic segment contains:
- a CDS encoding DUF4625 domain-containing protein produces the protein MKTTKLILASVFAILAFTGCSNDDSEQEKAIPTIDKIELGLGNNETATIGADFHFNAEITAADKIKDVQVKIVQKSTETYSKPWSHEITWTQYVDAKNATVHKHFDIPEDAAEGKYDFIIIVNDQNGTKLEVKKNLTIYKLENIPVNPVVSVFTVFINDAFMYRKGKFPDADAKYKNNDIFSSQVTLEGVKGDGIMYLLLINKNAKHNPESVDQIDFNKVIVYDVFEHKNMADAGQFSNIPWDGTKFLRETPKLTIGAAKDNNVPVQQDLIANKSWAAGDYTFLVLYKNTTYNINFSQSVDLPFSL, from the coding sequence ATGAAAACAACAAAACTAATTCTGGCTTCGGTCTTTGCCATACTTGCTTTTACAGGTTGCAGCAACGACGATTCGGAACAAGAAAAAGCAATTCCGACGATTGACAAAATCGAATTGGGGCTTGGTAATAATGAAACCGCAACTATTGGTGCAGATTTTCATTTTAATGCCGAAATCACTGCAGCCGACAAAATAAAAGATGTACAGGTGAAAATTGTACAAAAAAGCACAGAAACATATTCAAAACCTTGGTCTCACGAAATTACGTGGACGCAATATGTCGATGCTAAAAACGCAACGGTTCACAAACATTTTGACATTCCCGAAGATGCTGCAGAAGGAAAATACGATTTCATTATTATCGTAAACGACCAGAACGGAACCAAGCTGGAGGTAAAGAAAAACCTAACGATTTACAAACTCGAAAATATTCCTGTAAACCCTGTTGTTTCGGTCTTTACGGTTTTTATCAACGATGCTTTTATGTACAGAAAAGGAAAATTTCCTGATGCTGATGCGAAGTACAAAAACAATGATATTTTCAGTTCACAAGTTACGCTCGAAGGTGTAAAAGGAGACGGAATTATGTACCTGCTTTTGATTAATAAAAATGCGAAACACAATCCTGAAAGTGTCGACCAAATTGATTTTAACAAAGTGATTGTTTATGATGTTTTCGAACATAAAAATATGGCAGATGCCGGACAGTTTTCTAACATTCCCTGGGATGGTACAAAGTTTTTAAGAGAAACTCCAAAGCTTACAATTGGCGCTGCAAAAGATAATAATGTTCCTGTTCAGCAAGATTTAATCGCTAACAAATCCTGGGCAGCCGGCGATTATACTTTTCTGGTTTTGTATAAAAACACAACATACAATATCAATTTTTCTCAGTCAGTTGATCTTCCGTTTTCTCTTTAA
- a CDS encoding DUF4625 domain-containing protein, whose amino-acid sequence MKKIKFLLGILALAFISSCSSDNAEIDTEYPVIDITGANAFPIQCSTIERGQTITFKAAFNDNVALGSYSLDIHHNFDHHTHSTEVTTCETEAVKKPVKPMLFINNYTIPDGVKSYEATAQISIPADVDPGDYHFMIRLTDKEGWQTLKGLSIKIL is encoded by the coding sequence ATGAAAAAGATAAAGTTTCTATTAGGCATTTTGGCTCTTGCTTTTATTTCTTCCTGCTCCAGCGATAATGCAGAAATCGATACTGAATATCCTGTAATTGATATAACGGGGGCAAACGCTTTTCCAATTCAGTGCAGTACAATCGAGCGCGGTCAAACTATCACTTTTAAAGCCGCTTTTAATGACAATGTGGCTTTGGGTTCTTACAGCCTTGATATTCATCACAATTTCGATCATCATACGCATAGCACGGAAGTAACAACCTGCGAAACTGAAGCGGTAAAAAAACCGGTAAAACCAATGCTTTTCATCAACAATTATACTATTCCTGATGGTGTAAAAAGTTATGAAGCAACAGCACAAATTTCAATTCCTGCCGATGTTGATCCCGGAGATTATCATTTTATGATCAGACTTACGGATAAAGAAGGCTGGCAGACGCTGAAAGGTTTAAGTATTAAAATTTTATAA
- a CDS encoding TonB-dependent receptor: MKNAQSIFWKYCFLPVSLLFSAEVVSQNQPSEKKPEIKELNEVIVNGNAIEKRKKEESLNVETVNSSFIQRNLGGSLMQSLQRLPGVKTISIGSGGSKPLIRGLSFNQVIVVENGLKHEGQQWGADHGLEIDQYAVNRVEIIKGPSSFIYGSDAVGGAVNIKPLPLPSKNTFGGSVDLTGKSNNALFGSSINLYGRNQNWFFDSRVTTMDYGDYRVPTDVVHVYSYAVPLYKNHLRNTAGRELDFHLSTGYSGEKLKSVFYFSNVHTKSGFFANAHGLEPRNVDIELHDKSSRDILMPYQQVNHLKLSNTTSFNWGNHAFETQIGFQKNFRREWSHYVNHGYMPPIYPDDMYAPQDLERQYNKDVWSFSAKDEFRINGHQITIGTNVVAQENAIGGWSFLIPAFSQFNAGLFAYDKIELNEKWFLHGAVRYDYGKIQMKSYYDWFQSSVSENNQTQLEYLQRSQDLTKNFDSFTWSAGVNYNPGNLTLKANLGSSFRMPIAKELASNGVNYHYFRFEKGNPNLDAERSYQLDLGMEWQQQNWSFQLTPFVNYFPNFIYLNPTSAHDMYYGAGNQIFEYEQSKVFRYGAEFQTRYYFVKSLSAEIGAEYLYSEQKSGSKKGYTLPFSPPPSVLFGLNYEPQIRFLKDSYFSVDYRLTGKQDNIVPPEKKTAESHVFNLSFGTKIKAEKQDISISVQIQNLFNTKYLNHTSFYRLIELPEAGRNIIVSMKIPFSFR, translated from the coding sequence ATGAAGAATGCCCAATCCATTTTTTGGAAATATTGTTTTTTACCCGTCAGTTTATTGTTTTCGGCAGAAGTTGTTTCTCAAAATCAGCCTTCAGAAAAAAAGCCTGAAATTAAAGAACTCAACGAAGTTATTGTCAACGGAAATGCTATTGAAAAACGCAAAAAAGAAGAATCGCTGAATGTTGAAACTGTAAACAGCAGTTTTATTCAGCGCAATCTGGGCGGAAGCTTGATGCAGTCTTTACAACGATTACCCGGAGTTAAGACTATTTCTATTGGTTCCGGAGGTTCAAAACCGCTTATTCGTGGTTTGAGTTTTAATCAGGTAATTGTGGTTGAAAACGGTTTGAAACACGAAGGCCAGCAATGGGGCGCCGATCACGGTTTAGAAATCGATCAATATGCTGTAAACCGGGTAGAAATCATAAAAGGTCCTTCTTCGTTTATTTACGGATCTGACGCTGTGGGCGGTGCGGTAAATATTAAACCGCTTCCTCTTCCATCCAAAAACACCTTTGGCGGAAGCGTTGACCTTACCGGAAAAAGCAATAACGCGCTGTTTGGAAGTTCTATTAATTTATATGGAAGAAATCAAAACTGGTTTTTCGATTCTCGCGTAACCACTATGGATTACGGCGATTATCGTGTTCCGACTGATGTCGTTCATGTCTACAGTTATGCGGTTCCGTTATACAAAAATCATTTGCGAAATACAGCTGGACGTGAACTCGATTTTCATTTGAGTACGGGGTATTCTGGAGAAAAATTGAAGTCGGTTTTTTATTTCAGCAACGTTCATACAAAAAGCGGATTTTTCGCGAATGCGCACGGACTCGAACCGAGAAATGTCGATATCGAATTGCACGACAAATCGAGCCGGGATATTTTGATGCCGTATCAACAGGTTAACCATTTGAAATTGAGCAATACGACTTCTTTTAATTGGGGAAATCATGCTTTTGAAACGCAGATTGGTTTTCAGAAAAACTTTAGAAGAGAATGGAGTCATTACGTCAATCACGGTTATATGCCACCGATTTATCCAGATGATATGTACGCACCTCAGGATTTGGAACGTCAATATAATAAAGACGTTTGGTCATTTTCTGCAAAAGATGAATTTAGAATTAACGGGCATCAAATTACTATTGGAACTAATGTCGTGGCACAAGAAAATGCGATTGGCGGATGGAGTTTTTTGATTCCCGCTTTTTCGCAATTCAACGCGGGTTTGTTTGCTTATGATAAAATCGAACTAAACGAAAAATGGTTTCTGCATGGCGCGGTTCGTTACGATTATGGCAAAATCCAGATGAAATCGTATTATGATTGGTTTCAAAGTTCGGTTTCAGAAAATAATCAGACGCAGTTGGAATATTTACAGCGTTCTCAGGATTTGACTAAGAATTTTGACAGCTTTACATGGTCAGCCGGGGTAAATTACAATCCAGGAAATTTGACTTTGAAAGCCAATCTGGGTTCGAGTTTTAGAATGCCGATTGCGAAAGAACTGGCTTCAAACGGTGTGAATTATCATTATTTCAGATTCGAAAAAGGAAATCCAAATCTGGATGCCGAACGTTCATATCAGTTGGATTTAGGAATGGAATGGCAGCAGCAAAACTGGTCTTTTCAGCTGACTCCGTTTGTCAATTATTTTCCAAATTTTATTTATCTGAATCCAACCTCGGCACACGACATGTATTACGGAGCCGGAAATCAGATTTTCGAATACGAACAAAGCAAAGTATTTCGTTACGGCGCTGAATTTCAGACTCGGTATTATTTCGTGAAATCGTTAAGCGCAGAAATTGGTGCCGAATATCTGTATTCAGAACAAAAATCTGGAAGCAAAAAAGGATATACGCTTCCGTTCTCGCCGCCGCCTTCTGTTTTGTTTGGATTGAATTATGAACCGCAAATCCGTTTTTTAAAAGATTCTTATTTCTCTGTTGATTATCGTCTTACAGGGAAACAGGACAATATCGTACCTCCTGAAAAGAAAACAGCCGAAAGTCATGTTTTCAATTTGTCTTTTGGAACAAAAATAAAAGCCGAAAAACAGGATATCAGCATCAGCGTTCAAATTCAAAATTTATTTAATACGAAATATTTAAATCACACCAGCTTTTACCGACTTATCGAACTTCCGGAAGCCGGACGGAATATTATTGTATCGATGAAAATTCCGTTTTCATTTCGATAA
- the trxA gene encoding thioredoxin, producing the protein MALAITDATFDEVVLKSDKPVMVDFWAAWCGPCRMVGPIIDQLSEEYAGKVVVGKVDVDANQEFAAKYGVRNIPTVLVFHNGEVVGKQVGVAPKQTYADSLDALL; encoded by the coding sequence ATGGCATTAGCAATAACAGATGCTACTTTTGATGAAGTAGTTTTAAAATCAGATAAACCGGTAATGGTAGATTTTTGGGCAGCATGGTGCGGTCCTTGTAGAATGGTTGGTCCAATCATCGACCAATTAAGCGAAGAATATGCAGGAAAAGTAGTTGTTGGTAAAGTAGATGTAGATGCTAACCAGGAATTCGCTGCTAAATATGGTGTGCGTAACATACCAACTGTTTTGGTTTTCCATAACGGTGAAGTAGTAGGTAAACAAGTAGGAGTTGCTCCAAAACAAACCTACGCTGACAGCTTAGACGCTTTGTTGTAA
- a CDS encoding AsmA family protein: MTQTLLQIKTFLASERFKKYAKRSAYAVLGLITLLLLACGGLSVYFNQNKKEIVAKMNQKINENINGKFSIGDFHYKFLTGFPNFTLALKDVEIRDNQWTIHKHTLLKAKEIEARLNIWSLLQNEINIHKILINDAAIYIYKAENGYSNVNIFKAKKKKTKEAKNRETTVDDVNLSNVQVTIDNQLGHKLFDFEVANLQSKVDYEDHNWRTNLYLKTKINSLAFNTVHGSFAKSRELEGRFDISYAEENHIINVETRKLKIGRDLFDIKAFFNVGKNNSLFGINIATRILWRNASSLLSANITSKLNQFDLKKPIDVNCDIKGDLNVEGDPKIVVQAIIKNNELTIPDGLFTNCNFKGIFTNNFKPQNGFNDPNSAIILTHFKADYENIPLTIPQAVISNLEKPLATGIINADFDISKLNGMMNEKLLHFESGHARASLKFQFDIVDLYINKPRVIGDIDIEKATFDYVPKNVRAENTDVKLSFTEQALYIKKIAYKHKKNIIQIDGRIDNFLNLYYDAPEKMVVNWNIYCPNIDVKQFLGILKNNQKQKTTQKKQTQKSVNFSNQLKSVIDKCTAVINLKADKINYGNLTAVNTRAQLQMLNSKLLLKNGNLQTSGGSIAFSGFIEPSGNHYVFSSMAQVNRVDIASFLKSFNNFGIKSFSPKNIHGKLSSNANVTGLMSSKGDLIVNSMKGKLKFKVTQGALRHFEPIEKVGKLAFPLRDVENITFSDLSGDLNLRGEQIDVKNLTISSSVLNFDINGIYSFGRGTNLALTIPLRNSKNDTQLTQAEREAVRDRGIVLHLLAVDDNGKMKIKWGKKKGK; the protein is encoded by the coding sequence ATGACGCAAACTTTACTCCAGATAAAAACCTTTCTTGCATCTGAGCGTTTTAAAAAATATGCAAAACGTTCAGCCTATGCTGTTTTAGGATTAATCACCCTTTTATTACTTGCCTGTGGCGGATTGTCGGTTTATTTTAATCAGAATAAAAAGGAAATCGTTGCCAAAATGAACCAGAAAATCAATGAAAATATAAACGGAAAGTTTAGTATTGGCGATTTTCATTATAAGTTTCTTACCGGTTTCCCAAATTTTACCCTGGCTTTAAAAGATGTAGAAATCAGGGATAATCAGTGGACTATTCACAAACATACTTTACTGAAAGCAAAAGAAATCGAAGCCCGGCTGAACATTTGGAGTTTATTGCAAAACGAAATCAACATTCATAAAATCCTGATAAACGATGCCGCGATTTATATTTATAAAGCCGAAAACGGATATTCGAATGTAAATATCTTTAAAGCCAAAAAGAAAAAAACTAAAGAGGCAAAAAATCGCGAAACAACAGTTGATGATGTAAACCTCAGCAATGTACAGGTTACAATCGACAATCAGCTCGGGCATAAATTGTTTGATTTTGAAGTGGCAAATCTGCAGTCAAAAGTAGATTATGAAGATCATAACTGGCGGACGAATCTGTATTTGAAAACCAAAATTAACAGTCTGGCTTTTAATACCGTTCACGGAAGTTTTGCTAAAAGCAGAGAACTCGAAGGCCGTTTTGATATTTCGTATGCCGAAGAAAATCACATTATAAATGTTGAAACCCGAAAATTAAAAATTGGCCGGGACCTGTTTGATATCAAAGCTTTTTTTAATGTAGGGAAAAACAATTCGCTTTTCGGGATTAATATTGCAACCCGAATTTTATGGCGAAATGCTTCCAGTCTTTTATCAGCCAATATTACATCCAAGCTTAACCAGTTTGATTTGAAAAAACCAATCGATGTAAACTGTGATATAAAAGGCGATCTAAATGTCGAAGGCGATCCTAAAATTGTGGTTCAGGCCATTATCAAAAACAACGAACTCACGATTCCCGACGGTTTGTTTACCAATTGTAATTTCAAAGGAATTTTTACCAATAATTTTAAACCCCAAAATGGATTCAACGATCCCAACTCGGCTATTATCCTAACTCATTTTAAAGCCGATTACGAAAATATACCGCTTACGATTCCGCAGGCCGTTATCAGTAATTTAGAAAAACCGCTTGCCACCGGAATCATAAATGCCGATTTTGATATTTCGAAACTCAACGGAATGATGAACGAAAAACTGCTTCATTTTGAAAGCGGTCACGCACGCGCCAGCCTAAAATTTCAGTTTGATATTGTCGATTTGTACATCAATAAACCCCGCGTAATAGGCGATATAGATATTGAGAAAGCCACTTTTGATTATGTACCGAAAAACGTGCGTGCCGAAAATACCGATGTAAAACTTTCCTTTACAGAACAGGCGCTTTACATCAAAAAAATCGCTTATAAACACAAGAAAAACATTATTCAGATTGATGGTCGAATCGATAATTTTCTAAATCTCTATTACGACGCGCCCGAAAAAATGGTCGTAAACTGGAACATTTACTGTCCGAATATCGATGTGAAACAATTTCTAGGGATACTAAAAAACAATCAAAAACAAAAAACAACGCAGAAAAAACAGACTCAAAAAAGCGTTAATTTCTCCAATCAGTTAAAGTCGGTTATAGACAAATGTACCGCCGTTATTAACCTCAAAGCCGATAAAATAAATTACGGAAACCTGACTGCCGTTAATACCCGCGCCCAACTGCAAATGCTGAATTCTAAACTACTGCTCAAAAACGGAAATCTGCAGACATCCGGCGGTTCTATTGCTTTTAGCGGTTTTATTGAACCCAGCGGAAATCATTACGTTTTCAGTTCGATGGCGCAGGTAAACCGTGTAGATATTGCAAGTTTTTTAAAGTCATTTAACAATTTCGGAATCAAATCCTTCAGTCCCAAAAACATTCACGGAAAACTCAGCAGCAATGCCAACGTTACGGGATTAATGAGCAGCAAAGGCGATTTGATTGTTAACTCCATGAAAGGAAAACTAAAATTTAAAGTCACTCAGGGCGCTCTGCGTCATTTTGAACCTATAGAAAAAGTGGGCAAACTGGCTTTTCCGCTTCGCGATGTCGAGAATATTACTTTCAGCGATTTATCAGGCGATCTCAACCTTCGAGGCGAACAAATCGACGTAAAAAATCTAACCATAAGTTCCAGCGTACTAAACTTTGATATTAACGGAATTTACTCTTTCGGACGAGGTACAAATCTCGCGCTGACCATCCCGCTAAGAAATTCCAAAAACGACACCCAACTCACCCAAGCCGAACGTGAGGCCGTTCGCGATCGCGGTATTGTCCTGCATTTACTGGCGGTTGATGATAATGGAAAGATGAAGATTAAGTGGGGAAAGAAGAAGGGAAAGTAG
- a CDS encoding HNH endonuclease, producing the protein MPQNDRRLWSKEELILAFNLYLKISFGKTHSGNPKIIELANLINRTPASVVMRLGNFASIDPFHINRGISGLKNGMNQVQPIWDEFFNNQEELIFLSEEILAQKQHTSIEKKYENILSDIKNLEGKDVYRTVKTRVNQSVFREMILSNYNSKCAISGIDLPELLLASHIIPWSQNEEHRLNPENGICLSALYDKGLVGINLDHKIILSDALKKKRDNEYFNKYFYHLENQQIIRPQKYLPKKEFLEHHLDTIFNK; encoded by the coding sequence ATGCCACAAAATGATCGCCGTCTTTGGAGCAAAGAAGAATTAATTCTCGCTTTCAATTTATATTTAAAGATTTCTTTTGGAAAAACGCATTCTGGTAATCCAAAGATAATTGAACTAGCCAATCTTATAAATAGAACCCCAGCTTCGGTTGTAATGAGATTGGGTAACTTTGCAAGCATCGATCCATTTCATATAAACAGAGGAATCAGCGGGTTAAAAAATGGTATGAATCAGGTTCAGCCAATTTGGGATGAATTTTTCAATAATCAAGAGGAACTAATATTTTTGAGTGAAGAAATTCTTGCACAAAAGCAGCATACTTCAATCGAAAAAAAGTATGAGAACATCCTTTCTGATATAAAAAATTTGGAAGGAAAAGATGTTTATCGAACTGTAAAAACACGAGTAAATCAATCTGTTTTTAGAGAAATGATTTTATCCAACTATAATAGCAAATGTGCTATTTCAGGTATTGATCTTCCAGAACTTTTACTAGCAAGTCATATTATACCATGGTCACAGAATGAAGAACATCGTTTAAATCCTGAAAATGGAATTTGTTTATCTGCACTTTATGATAAAGGATTAGTTGGAATTAATTTGGATCACAAAATTATACTCTCTGATGCATTAAAAAAGAAGAGAGATAATGAATACTTTAACAAATATTTTTATCACCTTGAAAATCAACAGATAATTCGACCTCAAAAGTATCTACCAAAAAAAGAGTTTCTAGAACATCATTTAGATACCATTTTCAATAAATAA
- a CDS encoding HPF/RaiA family ribosome-associated protein has product MKIQINTDKNIDGHARLESYFSGELEKGLARFEDKITRIEVHFGDENGEKFSLHDKKCVIEVRPVKLQPITVTEHAETLEKAFSGALSKVKKSLTTTFDKIKAH; this is encoded by the coding sequence ATGAAAATTCAAATCAACACCGACAAAAACATTGATGGACACGCAAGATTAGAAAGCTACTTTTCTGGAGAATTAGAAAAAGGTTTAGCACGTTTTGAAGATAAAATAACCCGTATCGAAGTGCATTTTGGAGATGAAAATGGCGAAAAATTCAGTCTGCATGACAAAAAATGCGTAATCGAGGTACGTCCTGTAAAATTACAGCCAATCACTGTTACAGAACACGCCGAAACTCTCGAAAAAGCCTTTAGCGGTGCTTTAAGCAAAGTAAAAAAGTCCCTTACTACGACATTTGATAAAATAAAAGCCCATTAA
- a CDS encoding nuclear transport factor 2 family protein: protein MKKTILLFLLAVSFANAQTDKDQINKTLDAWHKAAGDVNFDSYFNVLADDAIYIGTDATENWNKKDFQAWAKPYFDQKTTWNFKALERNIFFDKSGKLAWFDELLDTQMKICRGSGVLVKVGKEWKIKHYVLSMTVPNDEVDAVTKIKTPIEDALIAKLQKK, encoded by the coding sequence ATGAAAAAAACAATCCTACTTTTTTTATTAGCTGTTTCGTTTGCAAACGCTCAAACCGACAAAGATCAAATCAATAAAACTTTAGATGCCTGGCACAAAGCGGCGGGCGATGTAAATTTTGATTCTTATTTTAATGTTTTGGCAGATGATGCGATTTATATAGGGACAGATGCTACTGAAAACTGGAACAAAAAAGATTTCCAGGCTTGGGCAAAACCTTATTTTGACCAAAAAACAACTTGGAATTTTAAAGCACTTGAACGCAACATCTTTTTTGACAAATCAGGAAAACTGGCTTGGTTTGACGAATTACTGGACACACAAATGAAAATCTGCCGCGGTTCAGGCGTTTTGGTAAAAGTGGGGAAAGAATGGAAAATCAAACATTACGTTCTTTCAATGACAGTTCCGAATGATGAGGTTGATGCTGTAACCAAAATTAAAACCCCAATTGAAGATGCTTTGATTGCGAAGCTTCAAAAAAAATAA
- a CDS encoding ammonium transporter encodes MKIEKRWIISFIMISVVCTIGAFWPTVTENNYVLSEFGTLDHIVPADVAWMLTSSCLVLIMTPGLSFFYGGMVGKKNVISTMLQSFICLGVVTLLWVVVAFSLAFGDPVGFGSGDHFYSFFGNPTTFAFMDYVGLLPHKQLASTIPFMLFALFQMKFAIICPAIITGSFAERVRFISYLVFISLFTIFIYAPLCHAVWYPTGVLGSYFGVKDFAGGTVVHMSSGFAALAGVIVLGKRKNSQHIPTNIPFVLLGTGMLWFGWFGFNAGSALAANGTAAMAFATTTTSSAAAMLTWIFFDRMNGRKVSALGACIGAVVGLVAITPAAGFISVPESMFFGFITALVSNTAVNCKYSKRFDDTLDVFACHGVGGIMGMILTAIFAHGEDASLLHGGWNVFGHHMMALVLVSVFTFFGAYFLFKVTNFIIPLRVSEESEHIGLDLSQHDESLDPKAQPITEPHYG; translated from the coding sequence ATGAAAATAGAAAAACGCTGGATCATTTCTTTTATCATGATAAGTGTCGTATGTACGATAGGTGCATTTTGGCCAACGGTAACAGAAAATAATTATGTTTTATCAGAATTTGGAACTTTAGATCATATTGTTCCTGCCGATGTTGCCTGGATGCTTACTTCGAGCTGTCTGGTATTAATCATGACGCCTGGATTATCTTTTTTTTACGGCGGAATGGTAGGTAAAAAAAATGTAATATCAACCATGCTTCAAAGTTTTATCTGCCTTGGTGTGGTTACGCTTTTATGGGTTGTTGTGGCATTTAGTCTGGCTTTTGGAGATCCGGTAGGTTTTGGTTCCGGAGATCATTTCTACAGCTTTTTCGGAAACCCAACAACCTTTGCTTTTATGGATTATGTAGGTCTTCTGCCTCATAAACAACTGGCTTCTACGATTCCGTTTATGCTTTTTGCATTGTTCCAAATGAAATTTGCCATTATCTGTCCGGCTATTATCACGGGTTCGTTTGCAGAACGTGTTCGTTTTATCTCGTATTTAGTATTTATCAGTTTATTTACCATCTTTATATATGCTCCTTTGTGCCACGCTGTATGGTATCCTACAGGTGTTTTAGGAAGCTATTTTGGAGTAAAGGATTTTGCAGGAGGAACTGTCGTGCACATGAGTTCTGGTTTTGCCGCTTTGGCCGGAGTTATTGTTCTGGGTAAAAGAAAAAACAGTCAGCATATTCCAACCAATATTCCGTTTGTATTATTAGGAACCGGAATGCTTTGGTTTGGCTGGTTTGGTTTCAATGCCGGATCTGCTCTTGCCGCCAACGGAACTGCTGCTATGGCTTTTGCTACTACTACAACCTCATCTGCCGCTGCGATGTTAACCTGGATTTTCTTCGACAGAATGAACGGAAGAAAGGTTTCGGCTCTTGGTGCCTGTATTGGTGCTGTTGTGGGACTTGTTGCCATTACACCTGCTGCAGGTTTTATATCGGTTCCGGAAAGTATGTTTTTCGGATTCATTACGGCTTTGGTGTCTAACACAGCTGTAAATTGCAAATATTCAAAAAGATTTGACGATACTCTTGATGTTTTTGCCTGCCACGGTGTGGGTGGAATCATGGGAATGATCTTAACGGCTATTTTTGCTCATGGAGAAGATGCGAGTTTACTTCACGGCGGATGGAATGTTTTCGGACATCACATGATGGCGTTAGTTTTGGTTTCTGTTTTTACTTTCTTCGGAGCTTATTTCCTGTTCAAAGTAACGAATTTCATCATCCCGTTACGAGTTTCAGAAGAATCAGAACATATAGGACTGGATTTATCTCAACACGATGAATCTCTTGATCCAAAAGCACAGCCCATTACTGAACCTCATTACGGTTAA
- the trmB gene encoding tRNA (guanosine(46)-N7)-methyltransferase TrmB codes for MGSKNKLKRFRENETFQNVFQPTREEVVGDLMPLKGKWNSDFFKNDNPLILELGCGKGEYSVGLAEKYPDKNFIGIDIKGARFWRGAKTAVENGMHNVAFVRTQIELINHIFAEGEVDEIWITFPDPQIKYKRTKHRMTNSEFLKLYKKILKKDGVVNLKTDSEFMHGYTLGLLHGEGHEVLYANHNVYKNEGSPEVVTSIQTFYEKQYLEINKAITYIRFKIKD; via the coding sequence GTGGGAAGTAAAAATAAACTTAAGAGATTCAGAGAAAACGAAACATTTCAAAACGTTTTTCAACCAACAAGAGAAGAAGTGGTAGGCGATTTAATGCCTTTGAAAGGAAAATGGAATTCTGATTTCTTTAAAAATGACAATCCTCTGATTCTTGAATTAGGATGCGGAAAAGGCGAATACTCGGTTGGATTGGCAGAAAAATACCCCGACAAAAATTTTATCGGAATTGATATTAAAGGAGCACGTTTCTGGCGCGGTGCCAAAACAGCTGTAGAAAACGGTATGCATAATGTTGCTTTTGTACGTACACAAATCGAACTGATCAATCATATTTTTGCCGAAGGCGAAGTAGACGAAATCTGGATTACTTTCCCGGATCCGCAGATCAAGTACAAAAGAACCAAACACAGAATGACAAATTCTGAATTCCTGAAATTGTACAAAAAAATACTTAAAAAAGACGGTGTTGTAAACCTTAAAACCGACAGTGAATTTATGCACGGTTATACACTTGGATTACTTCACGGTGAAGGTCATGAAGTATTGTACGCCAATCATAATGTTTACAAAAACGAAGGAAGTCCGGAAGTAGTAACTTCAATCCAGACATTTTATGAGAAACAATATTTAGAAATTAACAAGGCAATTACGTATATTCGTTTCAAAATTAAAGACTAA
- a CDS encoding LysE family transporter, which translates to MVYLTPLFSGFIAAAIGIIPPGLINMTAAKINLKEGKKNALWFVIGAVFVIFLQVYLAVLFARIIDNRPDVVTLLREIGFVIFSILTIYFLFIAKEPKTKKKAAIKKSSKKSRFFLGMLLSGLNFFPIPYYVVVSVTLASYHLFVFENTVIFTFVLGSVLGSFAVLYSYIAFFGRIEKKTDYLMRNMNTIIGSITGLVAILTLFNILNYYFG; encoded by the coding sequence ATGGTTTATTTAACTCCATTATTTTCAGGCTTTATCGCCGCTGCAATTGGGATTATTCCTCCGGGATTAATCAACATGACGGCAGCCAAAATAAACCTGAAAGAAGGAAAAAAGAATGCCTTATGGTTTGTCATTGGAGCGGTTTTCGTGATTTTTCTGCAGGTTTATCTCGCGGTCCTATTTGCCAGAATTATTGATAACCGTCCGGATGTTGTAACCTTACTGCGTGAAATTGGTTTTGTAATCTTTTCGATCCTGACTATTTACTTTTTGTTTATTGCCAAGGAACCAAAAACCAAGAAAAAAGCAGCAATTAAAAAAAGCAGTAAAAAAAGCCGTTTCTTTTTAGGCATGCTGCTTTCAGGACTAAACTTTTTTCCTATTCCGTATTATGTTGTTGTAAGTGTTACACTCGCCTCGTACCATCTTTTTGTATTCGAAAACACGGTTATTTTTACTTTCGTTTTAGGATCGGTTTTGGGATCTTTTGCGGTTTTGTATAGTTATATTGCCTTTTTTGGAAGAATCGAAAAGAAAACCGATTATTTAATGCGTAACATGAATACTATTATTGGTAGTATTACGGGTTTAGTGGCAATTTTGACTCTTTTCAATATTCTGAATTATTACTTTGGGTAA